One window from the genome of Moorena sp. SIOASIH encodes:
- a CDS encoding caspase family protein: MGLNRRTFLQKASLGLATLGVSETVLSLLGNSGLAVPGIDRYFQVLAQPLGRKLALLVGINKYPRSTVLDGCVTDVELQQELLIHRFGFNPKDILILKDDQATRENIETTFIEHLTKQAKAGDVVVFHFSGFGSQVKLSPGYQTDRSVALQNSLVPVDGSLTTKNPKVAKDLLEETLVLLLRSLFTDQVTTVLDTSHTVADSLLQGNIKVRSSTNPPAQEASRDELAFQEQLRRRIQDSGQGMVNRKSLSVVPGAMNPMAGLVLTATEPNQMAMEAKWNGFSAGLFTYALTQYLWQAIPTTTSQVSLSHAGVMVNQLTGTQQQPRLGGQSSLEPIPTYYLPPDPSMGADGVVTAVEDNGQTAQLWLAGLPATVVNYYSNNSVLELVGAKSGVSQLQITSKDGLTAKAKFIGASTDNNNQLQVGQLVQEAVRVLAGNIGLTVALDGNLERIERVDATSAFSGISAASVVQAGEQPADYLFGKALSSTNAGGGGYGIFYLDGEPIPNGVGEAGVAVKSAAMAMAGKLNTLLAAKLLRLTANEGSSGLGIRVSLEMVAPEKKLVMQLETLRTASSSGLGSVGEGQAKSKGELTETVAEAGVPILPIGSRVHYQIENYGDQPIYFLLLGFNTNGNAIALYELPFLETSQTSENSAFITNAVIAPGETLTLPSAVASVGGIVSGPSGLVEMQLICSRSPFTEASKALDAVPSRRGIGAPIDDLFNPLDVAKAVLQDIHDASANSLDSSVSISADSYALDVNTWATLSFLYRVV, encoded by the coding sequence ATGGGACTTAATCGCCGGACTTTTCTGCAAAAAGCTAGTTTGGGATTGGCAACATTAGGAGTAAGTGAAACAGTACTATCCCTCCTAGGGAATAGTGGTTTAGCTGTTCCTGGAATAGACCGTTACTTCCAAGTATTAGCACAACCCCTTGGGCGAAAGTTAGCCCTACTAGTGGGTATCAACAAGTATCCTCGTAGCACAGTATTGGATGGCTGTGTTACTGATGTAGAACTACAACAAGAACTATTGATTCATCGGTTTGGCTTCAACCCGAAGGATATACTTATACTTAAAGATGACCAAGCGACTCGCGAAAATATTGAAACGACTTTTATTGAACATCTGACGAAGCAAGCGAAAGCGGGTGATGTGGTAGTCTTCCACTTCAGTGGCTTCGGTAGCCAGGTTAAGCTATCTCCAGGATATCAAACCGATAGGTCTGTTGCACTTCAAAATAGCTTGGTTCCAGTAGATGGGAGCCTGACCACAAAAAATCCTAAGGTAGCCAAGGATTTACTGGAAGAAACGCTAGTTTTGCTATTGCGATCGCTCTTCACTGACCAAGTCACTACAGTACTCGATACTAGCCACACGGTAGCTGATAGCCTCCTCCAAGGAAATATTAAGGTACGCTCTAGTACTAACCCACCAGCCCAAGAGGCTAGTCGGGACGAACTGGCTTTTCAAGAGCAACTGCGGCGGCGGATACAGGATTCTGGGCAAGGGATGGTAAACCGGAAATCGCTTTCGGTTGTTCCTGGAGCGATGAATCCTATGGCAGGTCTGGTTCTCACGGCTACTGAACCCAATCAAATGGCCATGGAGGCTAAATGGAATGGTTTCAGTGCTGGCTTATTTACCTATGCTCTTACTCAGTATCTGTGGCAGGCAATACCAACAACCACAAGTCAGGTGAGCCTGAGTCACGCTGGTGTGATGGTTAATCAACTGACAGGTACACAACAACAGCCAAGGCTAGGGGGTCAAAGTAGTCTTGAGCCAATACCTACCTATTATCTGCCCCCTGACCCTAGCATGGGAGCCGATGGTGTGGTCACCGCAGTGGAAGATAATGGCCAAACGGCACAGTTGTGGTTGGCAGGATTACCAGCAACAGTTGTGAATTACTATAGCAACAACTCTGTATTGGAATTAGTCGGTGCTAAATCGGGAGTCTCCCAACTACAAATAACCTCTAAAGATGGTCTGACTGCTAAGGCAAAATTTATTGGTGCTAGTACTGATAATAACAATCAGCTACAAGTTGGGCAGCTGGTGCAAGAAGCTGTCCGGGTGTTAGCCGGTAATATTGGTCTAACGGTAGCTCTGGATGGGAACCTAGAACGGATTGAGCGAGTAGATGCTACCAGTGCCTTTTCTGGTATCTCTGCTGCATCGGTAGTGCAAGCAGGGGAACAACCTGCTGATTACTTGTTTGGCAAAGCACTCTCTTCCACAAATGCTGGGGGAGGGGGTTATGGAATCTTCTATCTCGACGGTGAACCCATACCCAATGGAGTTGGGGAAGCTGGGGTAGCCGTGAAGTCAGCAGCTATGGCAATGGCTGGTAAACTGAACACCTTGCTGGCCGCAAAATTGCTCCGTCTAACTGCTAATGAGGGGTCTTCCGGTCTGGGTATTCGGGTATCCCTGGAGATGGTTGCACCAGAGAAAAAGCTAGTGATGCAACTCGAAACATTACGGACGGCTTCCTCCTCAGGGTTAGGTTCGGTAGGTGAGGGGCAAGCTAAATCTAAGGGTGAGTTGACGGAAACTGTGGCAGAAGCAGGTGTTCCTATTTTGCCGATTGGGAGTCGTGTCCATTATCAGATCGAAAACTACGGTGACCAACCGATCTATTTCTTGCTATTAGGGTTTAATACCAATGGCAATGCGATCGCACTATATGAACTGCCATTTTTGGAAACATCACAGACTTCAGAAAACTCTGCATTTATCACAAATGCCGTAATTGCTCCTGGGGAAACTCTAACCCTGCCATCAGCTGTAGCTTCTGTTGGTGGGATTGTCTCAGGTCCTAGTGGACTGGTGGAAATGCAACTGATTTGCAGTCGCTCTCCCTTCACTGAGGCCAGTAAAGCTCTCGACGCTGTGCCATCTCGTCGCGGAATCGGAGCACCAATTGATGATTTGTTTAACCCCTTGGATGTGGCCAAGGCGGTGCTGCAAGACATACACGATGCTAGTGCAAATTCCCTAGATTCTTCTGTCAGTATAAGTGCTGATTCCTACGCCTTGGATGTCAATACTTGGGCAACTCTAAGTTTTCTCTATCGGGTGGTTTAA
- the sat gene encoding sulfate adenylyltransferase, with protein MQSPVLSHPSQTIPAHGGQLVNRVATPEQRQEFLEKAEFLPRVTLDKRAVSDLEMIAIGGFSPLTGFMTKEDYESVVDRMRLANNLPWSVPITLSVTSEVAAPLQEGGLVRLDDTSGRFIGVLELTEKYPYDKTHEAVQVYRTDEDKHPGVKVVYDQGEINLAGSVWLLERLPHPQFPTYQIDPEQSRAMFSEQGWKTVVGFQTRNPIHRAHEYIIKCALETVDGLFLHPLVGATKSDDIPADVRMRCYEIMLENYFPNNRVILAINPAAMRYAGPREAIFHALVRKNYGCTHFIVGRDHAGVGDYYGTYDAQHIFDQFEPGELGIMPMKFEHAFYCTRTQGMATAKTSPSTPEQRIHLSGTKVRKMLREGELPPPEFSRPEVAAELAKAMHERS; from the coding sequence ATGCAAAGCCCGGTGTTAAGCCATCCTTCACAAACTATCCCAGCTCACGGTGGTCAACTGGTCAACCGTGTCGCTACACCTGAACAACGGCAGGAATTTTTGGAGAAAGCTGAATTTCTGCCCAGAGTCACACTGGATAAACGGGCTGTCAGCGACCTGGAAATGATTGCTATCGGTGGCTTTAGTCCCCTGACTGGCTTCATGACCAAAGAAGACTACGAATCAGTGGTAGACCGGATGCGTCTAGCCAATAACCTACCGTGGTCAGTTCCAATCACCCTCTCGGTTACCTCTGAAGTAGCTGCCCCTCTGCAAGAGGGGGGGTTAGTCCGTTTGGATGATACCAGTGGTCGGTTTATTGGTGTATTAGAACTGACGGAAAAATATCCTTACGACAAAACCCATGAAGCGGTGCAAGTGTACCGCACTGATGAAGATAAGCATCCTGGTGTGAAAGTCGTGTATGACCAGGGAGAGATTAATTTAGCTGGTTCGGTATGGTTACTGGAACGGTTACCCCATCCCCAGTTTCCCACCTACCAAATCGATCCAGAACAATCCAGAGCCATGTTCTCGGAACAGGGTTGGAAAACAGTGGTAGGTTTCCAAACCCGTAATCCCATTCATCGGGCTCATGAATATATCATCAAGTGCGCTCTAGAAACCGTAGACGGTCTATTCCTTCATCCCTTAGTGGGTGCTACTAAAAGCGACGACATCCCAGCCGATGTGCGCATGCGTTGCTATGAAATCATGTTGGAGAATTATTTTCCCAATAACCGAGTGATTCTGGCAATTAACCCTGCTGCCATGCGTTACGCTGGCCCAAGAGAAGCCATTTTCCATGCTTTGGTACGGAAGAATTATGGCTGTACCCATTTCATTGTAGGACGAGACCACGCTGGTGTGGGAGACTATTACGGCACCTATGATGCCCAACACATTTTTGATCAGTTTGAGCCTGGTGAGTTGGGGATCATGCCGATGAAGTTTGAGCATGCCTTCTACTGCACTCGCACCCAGGGTATGGCTACCGCCAAGACTAGTCCAAGTACACCGGAGCAGAGGATTCATTTATCCGGTACTAAGGTACGGAAAATGCTGCGTGAGGGAGAGTTACCACCACCGGAATTTTCCCGACCTGAAGTGGCAGCAGAACTGGCTAAGGCAATGCACGAGAGGAGTTGA
- the cysC gene encoding adenylyl-sulfate kinase, whose translation MEHRGVTVWLTGLSGAGKTTITKALEEKLNAKGCKPEVLDGDIVRQNLTKGLGFSKEDRDENIRRIGFVAHLLTRNGVIVLVSAISPYREIREEVRQRIGDFVEVYVNAPLKVCEGRDVKGLYKRARDGEIKNFTGIDDPYEPPLNPEVECRTDQEELSESVDKVLKKLEELNYISST comes from the coding sequence ATGGAACATCGTGGTGTTACAGTATGGTTAACTGGTCTTAGTGGTGCTGGAAAGACCACTATTACTAAGGCATTAGAAGAAAAACTAAACGCCAAAGGATGCAAGCCGGAAGTCTTGGATGGGGATATCGTCCGTCAGAACTTAACAAAAGGACTCGGATTTAGTAAAGAAGACCGGGATGAAAACATTCGCCGCATTGGCTTTGTTGCCCATCTTTTAACCCGCAATGGAGTTATTGTCTTGGTATCCGCTATCTCTCCTTACCGTGAAATTCGAGAGGAGGTCAGGCAAAGGATTGGTGACTTTGTAGAAGTTTATGTTAATGCTCCCCTAAAAGTTTGCGAAGGCCGAGATGTCAAAGGACTTTACAAACGAGCTCGTGATGGAGAAATTAAGAATTTTACTGGTATTGATGACCCCTATGAGCCACCATTAAATCCGGAAGTGGAATGTCGCACTGACCAAGAAGAATTATCAGAAAGTGTGGACAAAGTTCTGAAAAAGCTGGAAGAGTTAAATTATATTTCTAGTACTTGA
- the purE gene encoding 5-(carboxyamino)imidazole ribonucleotide mutase encodes MTNNQPLIGIIMGSDSDLPTMQNAIAVCEDFGVPWEVAIVSAHRTPERMVNYAQDAHKRGLKVIIAGAGGAAHLPGMVAALTPLPVIGVPVSSRHLQGIDSLYSIVQMPGGIPVATVAIGNAKNAGLLAVQILGTHQPELLERVQQYRQNLAQSVMEKQALLDELGYQQYLGQMG; translated from the coding sequence ATGACCAATAACCAACCGTTAATTGGGATTATTATGGGCAGCGATTCCGATTTGCCCACCATGCAAAATGCGATCGCAGTATGTGAAGACTTCGGTGTTCCTTGGGAAGTAGCGATTGTGTCCGCCCACCGCACCCCCGAACGGATGGTAAATTATGCCCAAGACGCTCACAAGCGTGGACTCAAGGTTATTATTGCTGGTGCTGGGGGGGCGGCTCATCTGCCTGGGATGGTAGCGGCTCTAACACCCTTGCCTGTGATTGGGGTGCCAGTGTCTAGTCGTCACTTGCAGGGTATCGATTCCCTATACTCAATTGTTCAAATGCCTGGGGGAATTCCCGTCGCTACTGTAGCAATTGGTAATGCCAAGAATGCCGGGTTGTTAGCGGTGCAGATTTTGGGGACTCATCAGCCGGAATTACTAGAGAGAGTGCAGCAGTATCGCCAGAATTTAGCCCAATCAGTGATGGAAAAGCAAGCATTGCTCGATGAGTTAGGTTATCAGCAATACTTAGGGCAGATGGGTTAA